A region of the Oncorhynchus nerka isolate Pitt River linkage group LG26, Oner_Uvic_2.0, whole genome shotgun sequence genome:
TTTGACATCAAATATCCTAAATCAAGTGCATTTAATTAAAAGGAAAATTTTACGAAACAATGGTTAACAACATAAAGGCTAAAATATCACAGAGCATTCGGTTGTTTCTCCTTTAAGAAATCGACGCTTTTGTACTCGAGCTATCAAAATCTGTGATTGACAACAACCCAGGACCAATGGGATAGAACAATGGCAGTATGCAAGTGGTTTCGACCAATCGAAATAGAGGAGGGTGTATGCGGTAGATATTCTGGGTATGGTTGTGAACACGTGTTTTATAACCTTGATTCTCACTTTACTTTCTTTCTAAACAAGCCGTCAAATTCTACATTATAAACTGTACtcattcactttaataatgggaattgatgggaaatgatgtaaaatatatcactagccactttaaacaatgctacctcatataatgttacataccctacattattaatctcatatgcatacgtatatactgtactctatatcatctgtactctatatcatcgactgcatccttatgtaatacatgtatcactagccactttaactatgccactttgtttacatactcatctcatatgtatatactgtactcgataccatctactgtatcttgcctatgctgctctgtaccatcactcattcatatatctttatgtacatattctttatccccttacactgtgtataagacagtagttttggaattgttagttagattacttgttggttattactgcattgtcggaactagaagcacaagcatttcgctacactcgcattaacatctgctaaccatgtgtatgtgacaaataaaatttgatttgattcattcaCAACAATAAAATACAGTTGTGACTGCACCAGTATCTGTGTAAGAGACCTTTAAAGTCCAGAGATGGCTCAGATTCAAGCTCAAACTAGATAATGTCAAAATACTCCAAAAATGTCTAAATAAAAATTGACAAGTAACTGAACAAATACCTCTTCTGCATGGCCATGGCTAGAAGGGATTTATCAAACTTTTGTCAAATTATGGTCAGATCTGACAGGTTAGGAAAGAGGATCTAATTGGAGATTCCACCATTATATGTATCATTGCTCCCATCTGTCATAGGCACTTATGTTACTTTTTTCAAAAGCTTTAAAACTGGTAACAAAGATGCTGAAAGAAGTTAAAACTAAAGAATAAACCAACGGATCAGTTCAGCTACAATAAACTTCTCGGTAAAGTTATAGATTTTTGTTGTAATTGCTATAACTGTcatatgttgttgtttatctaccttagttgaatgacTGTAAATCGCTCCGtataagagcatctgctgaatGACCAAATTGTAAATGTCAAAAAGACTTGCAGAGCAAGTCATAATGAGCTCCGCCCTCAAGTGCATATTTGGTCGATGCGGACCGGATCCAAATTTGAACGAATCAAAGATGTTTAGGCTACGTTTCACAAGTTTGAAcatcacagtacagtagagtactgtacagtatggtacagtacgtTACAGTAGAGTAACGTACCATACTGTACGAGTTTTGTTGAATCGAGTACAATAAAGCAGAGGTTTTCCAACTGGGGTCTGCAGCGGTACTGCAGGAGGTCCACATAAAtcactggggaagtagataaatgaCTTCATTGCCAAAACTCGAACTGTCCTTTTAATATGGAGGAAATTACAGTAATTGGAGCTAATTACAGGATTCTTCTGTATAGAACATTTTTAAGCAGGCCGTCTAAGAAGTGGTCATTTTCGGGATGAAAAAACGGTTTTAGTGTCATCTTAAACGACTAACTCCAGATACAAAGCATGCAGAAAAAatattgaaatatatatatatatattttttaatacctTCTTTGAAAACTAACAATCaaataaaagctagacagtcaggtgGAATCTAAAAAAGACAGGCATTCAGGGAACATGCCCATAGATGTTTTTATAATGATTGAGCAGAGGAACACAGCATTAGCAATGGCATAGAATTGCAGAAAATCTGCTTAAcaacagcaacattttctctacgccGCCAAGATACCTTTCTAGCTAATAGACTATGTTACAGTTTACTCTTCCAATGAACTGTGGGAAGGTCAAAATAATGAAACTGTCTACCAAATCGATTCATTTTAAAATGTACGGTACAGTATAGTAGTTTAATTCAGTAGACCAGATTACAGTTCAGTAGAGTTTAAGTCAGTAAAATCGagtacagtttagttcagtaCATTAGAGTAGGGTACAATACAGTACTCTATACTTTActtttctgtactgtactgtatgctacttttctttactgtactgtactgtaatgtactttactgtactgtccaaacttgtgaaacatagacgtctataatTGGTTCCGATTTGGTCCATGATTGGGCAAAATATAGGCCGGCCCGTACGTCTGTGGACGTTCAGGTCAAGGCTGGTCCagaccggaccaaatctgaaccaaacataggTGTCTAAATCAAGGCCGGTCCggaccggaccaaatctgaaccaaacataggTGTCTAAATCAAGGCCggaccggaccaaatctgaaccaaacataggTGTCTAAATCAAGGCGGTCGgacggaccaaatctgaaccaaacataggTGTCTAAATCAAGGCGGTCGgacggaccaaatctgaaccaaacataggTGTCTAAATCAAGGCGGTCggaccggaccaaatctgaaccaaacataggTGTCTAAATCAAGGCCGGTCCggaccggaccaaatctgaaccaaacataggTGTCTAAATCAAGGCCGGTCGGACAAACATAGGGTCTAAATCggaccggaccaaatctgaaccaaacataggTGTCAAGGCggaccggaccaaatctgaaccaaacataggTGTCTAAAAGGCGGTCGGACGGTCAAATCTGAAACCAAACAAGGTGTCAAACATAGGCGGTCGGacgaccaaatctgaaccaaacataggTGTCTAAATCAAGGCCGGTCCggaccggaccaaatctgaaccaaacataggTGTCTAAATCAAGGCCGGTCCggaccggaccaaatctgaaccaaacataggTGTCTAAATCAAGGCCGGTCCGatccggaccaaatctgaaccaaacatagaTGTCTAAATCAAGGCCGGACCGGgccaaatctgaaccaaacataggTGTCTAAATCAAGGCCGGTCCggaccggaccaaatctgaaccaaacataggTGTCTAAATCAAGGCCGGTCCggaccggaccaaatctgaaccaaacataggTGTCTAAATCAAGGCCGGTCCGGACCGCgccataaaaataaagaaacaaagACGTCCAAAAGACTTTGCCATCGGTAAATGCTTAGCGATCAATTTGTTTTTCTGACATTCTGTCCACAGAAGAGGACACACAGTCCATGACTGGACTTCACTGTAATTGTCTATGCATATCTCAGAAACTGTTCTGCATGTCCGTGTCATCCTCCAGGCAGGTTGCCATGGATATCACCGCCAAGTGTTGCCATAAGGAGATGGAAAGCTATGGGCAGTGTGTGGCCTCCCACCCTTCAACATGGGAACAGCACTGTCAAGAACTGAAGATGAAGGTGGCACAGTGTACCTCGTCACAGTAAGCTGTTGTCTCTGACAATATCAGTTGTGCATGTAGCCTAAAATCCATAACCTATTTAGCTAACTTTCAACTCCTTATGGGGGAGTTGGGGGGGGGGTAAGAAGGGTGGACATGGGGAATGAACTCTGGTCTCCAGTGGGGAACAGTATATTTGACTAGGCGGCGAACGTTAACACTAGACCACAGGCTTTCTCCTAGGCCTAGACGCTATTCCTTCCACTGTGCAGCTGCTTGTTCTTCGAGGGTctaggttgggttactgtaaagAACTGTTGGTGTGAAAATAATTCAGGTGCAGGAAGTCAAACCAGTGAGTACTGTACAGTGCTGATGTTGTGAAGTGTAGGATTGTGTTTGTTTTCTTCAATATCTTATTGATCAATGTTTCTCCAGCCCTGTGATCCAGAAGATCCGGACAGACTGTTCAAAAGAGTTCACAGAGTTTGAGCACTGCTTACGAGAGAACCAGAACTCACCTACCTCCTGTTCAGGACACGTAGCGCGCTTCCTTGGCTGTGCAGAGACAGTGGACCTTGCCGGAGTGCGTGAGTGTTCACTGATTGTAGATCAGTCTTCGGCTCGTTCACCACAGCCCTCAATTCTTTGTGATTAtactaacttttgactggttcccCTTGGCCTTGAGAGAGTGCTTTACATCAGTGTCTTTCCTCTTCGTCTTCAAGTACCCCCAAAAGTAAACACTAAAGAAATATCTTATTACGTGGTGTAAACTGGGTCTTTCTGTCCTTAGTATTCATACCTGTCCAGTGTCCGTACTCCGTACTGTATTTGTTTTGCCATTTTGATCATCTCGGGTAAATCCAGAACTAAAATATTGCGCAATTTTGTCATTTATGTTTACATAATCTGTTTCTGAGAGATTACCTTTTTGAATATTTGGTGTAGTAGTTGAAGTGAATATACTGTATCTCCTCTTTCAGCAGTGAACCCGGTTCCTCGGCCCTCTTAGGACCCAACAGTGACCATCATCCATCCCTCTCAGATATCTCCTCCCTGCAACACTGACACCGGACTGCTCTATCTATCATGGATAAATCAATGCCCATGTCATTTTGATAGCTTCCTGACTTGGTACATGGATAAAGTGGACTCTTGTCCATGGCTACTTTAGGATTTGTCAAAATAACTCAAAATCCTAGACATTTACCATTTCTGGGACTGATTTCTATTTATTGAAGTTCTTTCATAACTCATCCATGCTACAGCTACTCTGAAATACAATGGGAATCAGAGGAGTCGTTTTCCCTGTATGTGAAAAGAATCACTCAGCGCGACTGACTATGCAGCAGGTTTTAGTGTGTAATACATATTTACAACACCGTGGTAACCTCAGGTAGCAGCATAAATGGTTTTCTTTGCCTCTCAAATGTATATTGAGAATGAATGTGTAAAACGGTGTCAGTTTTGTAACCTCACTCCGCAACATATCTGTGTACAACTGCGTGATATATAAGTATCCCTTGTTTGCGGTGTGGTTGTCTCTTGTAGATGTTATTTTGGGTGGATTTTATCATGAAACTCCTATATTTCAGTCCTATTACTCATCCAGTTTGGATACATGCTGTCTGGTGTTATGGTGCTACACAAGGGTGCCCCTcgctccctcccactctccttttCTTCAGGTTGGAGTGAGTCATGGTAGAATACTCAACTGTGGAATGTATATCTCTCCCACACATCTCTCCTTGGCTACACGCTCGCTGAGGGAAAGGAGGGAGCgcaggaaggatggaaggaggggaaGGGGCCTGGAGAGTTAGAATTTGAAGGAGCTGAGGAAAGGTGGAAGGAAGGAGAAGTAGTGGGGATGAAGGAGGAGGCTATCCGCTGGCGgaaggaacagagcccaggaaggTTGGAGGAGAAGGAGTGGGCTGTGGAGTTATAATCTGTGTGACCACAGAGACAGTCAAGAGGGAGGATGTTGAGTTATGTACCCTTTGACTACTAACCAGAACAGGCCCCCTTTTCTGCTTCACTTATTAAAGGCTGAGGGAGACGCAATCAAGTGGAGAGATTCTTCCTTGGAAATGTCAGTCTTCAAAAAATTTGACACAAACAATGTGCAGAGGCTCTTTTCTACAATTACGTTATAGCTCCCTACCATAccttatatacactgagtgtacaaaacattaagaacacattcctaatattgagttgcacccccccttgtacagtcagggcatggactgtacaaggtgttgaaagagtTCTACAGAAATGCTGACtcgtgttgactccaatgcttcccacagttttgtcaagttggctagatgaccattgggtggtggaccattgttgatacacacaggaaacttgagcatgaaaaacccagcagtgttgcacaAACCGGCACCCCTGGCACCGACTACCATACCCCgatcaaaggcacttcaatcttttgtcttgcccattcaccctctgaatggcacacatacacaatccatgtctcaagactTAAACATCCTCCTTTAACccgtcccctccccttcctctacactgattgaagtggatttaacgagtgacatcaataagggatgataggtttcacctggattcacccggtcagtctgtgtcatggaaagagcaggtgttcatcatgttttgtacaatcagtgtaGAAGGAGAAGCCTTGCATCATCCGCATCACACATACTCAGAATAATGTAGGCATATTTAGTCAGACTCTGAATTGACAGGTTATATTGACGAAACGCGACATTACACTCAAAAAGCACACAATGGAATAGGTCACAGAACAAAAACTTGGAACAATATCTTTCAGACAAAAATCTAAGATTAAGAATTTCTCATACCATCCAGAGAAATGTATCACACAATAAATTATATCCACGTAAATACTAtactgtaaaaaatatatatcatcaGTCAATTATGAGAAATCATATAGGAAGTGGACTCCACAAGATGGTCCCAGTGTGGGTATAAGCTATAGGAAAATACTGTCATCAGTGCTATGTTCATAGTAATAATTATTTACATTTTGAAAGTGTGGCACACACAGCTCATGCTACAACATAAATACTTAACCATAAGAGTACAAAATATTGAACAACGTCTATTGTAAGGAGTTTTTCGATCAAAGATAAATTACAGTGATTATAcctatagtagtactgtagtattcaTTGTAACAACAATAATATTAACACAATTATTTTACATTGGAACACATACTTGTTTATCGTCGCTAGGGCCAGTAGTTTTCCTGACCACGTGACCTGAACAGGAAAAACTCCTGGGCCTAAACATACTTTTTACTTATGTTTTACACACCAATTAATATTCAACTTCTACATTTTCGTTTAGGGCTTAGCGTTTTTCCAGCCCAGGACAAACTCCTGCACCTTTTAGTGAATACTTCACAGTATTAAAGAAATAGTTACACGAACGCTAGATCTGGTAGAGGGTGTTACGAATGGCTTGCTGATGCTGAGCATTCCCAAGCAAACCCCACATAAAACCCTGAACCAGAGCTACATGAAAGCGTTACACTTTACACAACCCTGTTTCCTTTATAAGGTTTTCTGAATGACCCTGTTAGTCTACTTTATAGTGGTGtttctcaatcctggtcctgtGGACCCAAAAGGGGGGggtacatttttgtttttgcctttcGCACCTGACAACGCACCATCTTGACCACACAGCAGCGCAGAGCTTTCAAGGCCTCCTTCGAGGTGTCCTCCGAACCTTGCAGAAAGGTAAGCAGACCAGGCACAACATTGTTTCTTTCTTCTTTGTGCACCCCTTTAGGTCCCCAGGGCCAAGATTGAGAAACACTACTCTATTAGGACCCTGATGTTATCTACGGTCTACACATCTCCTTTCACTATGTTGACTAATGTGAACTAATCGGGTTACAGGGATTTGTAAATCATTTCCCGTATTAACATTGCTAAAAACCCGAACCGACACACTAACCTGAGAGCAAACTCTAGACCTAAGTTACCTAACCCACATGTTTCACTCATTCCCAAACAAATCGAGCGTGCCACTCTGTACCCTTCAACTCATCTTGACCTCTTATGAAATCTCTCCAACGTTCCTCCAAATCCACCCAGTACCTTTATTCCAGTCATTCATTTAGGCCAAGCTCCCATTCACTTTTTGATTTGACTGAATTGACCCCATCCACGCTATGAACCAGTGGCCATCTCCAATAGAACGCTTTTTGGGTTGAATcatgttctggaggcagctctgcccCAAGCCTGCTGTAACCTCTCTGGTATGCGTCTTCACTCTGCTCCTTAACCCTGCTGCCAAGAAGACCCCCTAACCGTGTGGGCACAACAAGCAGGTCAGATCCTGAGCTAATGAATGAAACACTCCCCATCCATTAGCAACCTAATAAGTAACATAGGTTTCtgactcacaaacacacagacctgacagacctgggttcaaatagtattttctTTTCTTTGAAATACTTTAGCTGCCCTTGATTTAAGCTTGCCTGGAGCAACGGACCAATTATATGAAACAAATTAGAGAGTATTTGATCAAGTATGTTGTCAATAGGATTTCACATCTGTCTGCTACAGGGAGGATGTTGGGATCAAGCAAAAGAGCGTGGCCGTGTCCGAATTCCCATACTTGCGTCCTAAATAGTAGGCCGTTTGAGTATGTGAAAAAAAAGCTTTCTAGTATGTGAAATCTTGAAGATCTAGTATACTTTAAATGCccggatgtcatactcatttgggCTTTTCATCTAAGTAGAATTCGCTGGGCACTATTGAGGAAGATCATCGCCTTTTCACACCCGCGTGTTCAACAACAACTGATTATCAGAATAGGGGATGCTCTCTGCCCATAAAAATGTAAGAACGGCGTGGATCAAGAGCGAACGGCGCATTCGATGACGCCTTCTCAGTATGGATGAGTAGTACTTTGATGTTTGTCGCTTACTGCATACGTTTGTACTAAACCGAACGTTCGAAATAGTATGTAAtacgattagtacacagtatgccgTTTAAGTAAGTAATGGGCAAGCCAGACTTCGGACACGGCCTAAGTCATAGTTGAGATCTTAAATGGCTACCTGGGTCGTGTTTGGTATGGAAAAACGTGTTCTTAGTGGATAAATGAAAGTAGTACCTCCCCGTTTCACTCCCAACCTTTTCCgccctactgaacatgacccaggtgtTTACTATTATGCTTTTACTTGGTAAGGTACAATAACCCCGGTCAGATATGGATATGGACCCAGCTCAAGCATGGTTGGTGTGATGACCTTCTGGGCCTTGTAGGATAACCGGTCATTAGCTGCTTCTCTGAGTGGTGATTGGTGGAGTGAGTCAGGGGTAAAGGGTGAGGGGTCAGGATGTGAAGTAGGAGTTCTGCATGGAGTAGAGGCGGTCGATGGGGTTTCCCACCCGCCCCGCCAGGAGCCCACCTTCTGCCGCTGCCAGAAGACAGTCGCCGAGGTGACTGAGGCTCCCGTCGCTGTCCAGATCGTGGAACACAGTCTCTGAATCTAAAGGGGAAATAGAGTTAGTATGTCTGCCTGTTTGGTCCGTCCATCTCTCTCGgtctttttccatctctctccctctccctccctctcttaccATAGGAGTGAAGATGTTCAGAGCCTAGCTGAGGAGGGGTGAGGCCATGGCGGAACGGCTCTCCTCCGTAGATGTTGGGGTCCAGAGCCAGTAGCTGCTGTCGTGGCAACGAAGGGTACGCCAACAGACCGTCCAATCCATGACCACTCGAACCGtctgggaagagagagactgaacattaaTCAATCCCTGCATCTCTTCCTCTCGTCCTGCCCCTTTAACTCCAGAGACATTGTTTCACCTGCCTTGAGGTGAGTTTCCTGAAACTTCGCTACTTTGGCAAGCTACTCTGTTAATTGTCACGTTTGTAGCGAAAGACTAATCTTCCTGTGCACGAATGAACAAAAACTGTCAAATGAAGCACTTCTACATCTACCGTTCCGCGAGTTAAGTACCAGTTAGCTACAAGGCTTTTGTGAAATCCCTGCTCTATTCCCCCCTCTTACCCTCACTGTCATCGTTGCTCTGTCGGCCCCCCCTGCTCGGCCCTCTCCTGGACCCTCCCagctgctcctgctcctgctgctgctgctgttgctgctgcctgcGAGCTATCTTCTTCATCTGCAATGCACAGGACCAACACACTGATAATGGACTCAATGGCACTATTGCTCTGTCATTCGTTATAAGGATAATTCTTCCTTGTGTTATTTGGGTGGACTATCCCTTTAACTGTGCTTTAGCCTTTAAAATAAATGTTTGCATGCAGTTTCAGAGCAATTGCGCCATTAGATTCATGATTAGTGTTATTGGTTGTATTAGTGTCATGGGCGGGGGTTCAGGACAGGTCAAATATCTCACCTTTGCTCTCTGGTTTTGGAACCACACCTGCACGACTCGAACTGTCAACCCGGTCTCAGCTGCCAGTGTCTCTCTCACCTGAAGATAAGAGAAATTAAGCCATGACACtaaatgggactgtgtgtgtatatgacggtgtgtgtctgtgtgtgtgtgtgtgtgtgtgtgtgtgtgtgtgtgtgtgtgtgtgtgtgtgtgtgtgtgcgcgtgtgtgtgtgcgcgcgcgacgcgcgcgtgtgtgtgtgagaaagagaaggaaaagTGAAAAAGAGAAGGAACAAAAGAAAGAAACTGTGTTACGCCTGGTCTGCTTACCTTTCTGCAAGGTTTGGAGGACACCTCGAAGGAGGCCTTGAAAGCTCTGCGCTGCTGTGTGGTCAAGATGGTGCGTGGTCGCTTTGACCGTTTGTGGTCCTTCCCTTCGCCGCCCTTCCCCCCTACAGAACCGCCCCCACCATCCTCATCCTCACTCTTCACTGAGGGGTGTGGAGAGAGAAAATAGGATCTTCAATTGACAGACAGATTGGTATCAAATGGTGCCTAGTAGTGAATCCCAATGAAAAAACAAGTCATTAGGTTATCACTGTGTAATTACGTAATCTCCTGCACTTTCTATACCGTAGCATAAAGTGCCACCTAGATTTCATCCAGTGATTGTAtggtttgattgattgattgatttgttgGTTGCCCCGTCTTTTCTTGTTACCTGACTCAGTGGGTGTGGGGCTGATGGCAGccagcatctctctctccttctcgtaGTCTCCTCTGCAGAGCAACTGGCCCTCCTTCAGGACAAACTCGTCCCCGCGCTGCAGCCGGCGCTCACACTCACAGCAGCTGAAACAGCCCAGGTGGTACACCTGCCCCAGCACACGCATGATCAGCTCTGAGCGGCCAATcacctgcaggcaggcactgcactTCCTGACAAACAGCCTATAGGGACAGAGGGGGGAAAGGGTGCGTTCCAGTGTGTAATAGGTCAGGTGTCTTTATTGCAGTCGGGTGTGTTCCATGTTGTCTTTTTTGCAGTCCTGAAGAAGAGTTAGTTTAACGTCACAGTAGGAATATGATAAAGTAATATTCTGAGATGTGCAGAAGACACCGTCTTGACCACACAGCAGCGCAGAGCTTTTAAGGCCTCATTCGAGGTGTCCTTCCAAACCGTCGTTTTTGAAGTCGGGCTGCAGATGATCAGGTCTCACATTGCTTGCAGGAGTGTTGTAATTTCTCACTAACATGATATTAGCAGTCCTCTGAGATGTGCCGAGCGACTGAATGAAAGACAACCTGGAACGCACCcaaaggcagagagacagacacaagaTTGCCTGAAAGATTAGACCTCATTTGCACCTGTGGAGATTCTCAACCAAACCTGTGTGCGGTATATAATTAAATGTCACATCAGAATTTCCCAGAACTTAAAGCTTGAACATCTAACATATGTTTACTGCAATAACAGTATGTGGTAACGCTTCAGAATGTTGTTCTTCACTGATGACACTTGGGGGCAGTAGTCAACTGATGTGTAGGGAGCCTGCACTGAAGTGTTGGTGGAATCTTGGTCTTTTACTAATTCTTTACTAATTCTTTACATGAATCTATTTAACGAGCTGGTCCAGTGTTTTAGCCCATCATTACCTACTATTCACAATTTTGTAGGATTTAAAAGAGAACATGTGAAACAAGCATCGTGCTTGgacaattttaaaaaaaaaacgggGCTTTGTTGTCTACTTTCCTTTTGTCTTTTCATCACTCCTCTCGCGTGTCCCAACCCCTTTCATTTTCTCCCACTCTTCATTCTCTTCTCATCAACATATCAATTCAATTTAAAGGCCCCAAAACTCCTGCTTTTAAATTCCTCTTGAAACCCAGTTGTTTTATCACTCTGCCCCTCCAGTATTTTCTGACAGGATTCCCAATTCTCCCCCCTCCGTCCCTTCTCCTTCGCTCCCTGCCTCTGTAGTTCAGTGAAACTAATAAAGACAGGATTAATTA
Encoded here:
- the LOC115110093 gene encoding LIM homeobox transcription factor 1-alpha-like, with product MLPIEVSEGVCFTSSEHNEGRRAGMKTEETQSCLQQPPASTPFGSEHRGGGGEVCAGCESPIADRFLLRVNERSWHETCVKCAVCLSALNGTCYCRDRLLYCKHDYEKLFVRKCSACLQVIGRSELIMRVLGQVYHLGCFSCCECERRLQRGDEFVLKEGQLLCRGDYEKEREMLAAISPTPTESVKSEDEDGGGGSVGGKGGEGKDHKRSKRPRTILTTQQRRAFKASFEVSSKPCRKVRETLAAETGLTVRVVQVWFQNQRAKMKKIARRQQQQQQQQEQEQLGGSRRGPSRGGRQSNDDSEDGSSGHGLDGLLAYPSLPRQQLLALDPNIYGGEPFRHGLTPPQLGSEHLHSYDSETVFHDLDSDGSLSHLGDCLLAAAEGGLLAGRVGNPIDRLYSMQNSYFTS